AGGAGCCAGGAGGTCACGGATGAAGGAGGGGGCAGAGCTCTGGCAGCGCAGAGGGACAAAGAGCAGGAAACACTTCACCGCCAAGTTCTGCACAACAGAGTGTTTCGCATGTGACCAAATGATGAACTGTTGCGTATCAGAGTCCTCGTTTCATTGACAGGACTGCCCtctgtgcgcacgcacacacacgcgcacacacacgcacacacacacacacacacacacacacacacacacacacacacacacacaccttggtgATCACGCTGGCTCCGAGAGGCTCCACACCCCCATTGACACTGGTATTCTTCTCCTTGCGGACCTCCTCCACGTCAGGCAACGCCCCCggccccttcttcttcttcagcttggcCAAAATGGAGGACTCGCGCTCAGGGAAGGGTGGCATCTCCTCCAGCACAGTGGCCTGGTGAGCAGGATGGTCTTGAACTGTGGGCCCTGCACTTTTACCACATGTCAGTGATGTGAAACATCCCAGCAAACCAAGCACTCCTCAGGACCTCAGTAAGCCAGCCAGATAGAGCATCAGCAGCCTGAACCACTGTGCCCAAAACCCACCTCCAGACCAACTCTCCTCCCCTTATGGCCATGCCCCTCCCCTTTTTGCCATACCAGGATGTCGGTGCTGGCGACGCAGCTGAGGCGCAGGTACTCGACAGCGCGCTGCTGCAGCTCCACGTCCGAGTTGCGGATCTGGCTGTCGGAGCGCAGCACCTCCTGGATGGTGCCCTTGATCTCGGGGAACAGGTTAATAAATTTGATGTAGGTGGAGAGCAGGAGGGCACGTGTCGGCACCGAGCACAGGTGGAACTTGGAGTGCAGCAGGTTGAACTGGACCAGGGGGCTGCCAGGAGGCAACGCGCAAACAAGGAGTTAGTGTGCGCTAGCATGCGTGCAGCACATCCTCACAGGCATTGGCACACGAGAGAAGTTGAAGTTCACCTGGACCGTGGATCCCCGGCGATGAGGTTTCCGAACTCTCCCAGGATGTACCCTCCAACTTTGAGCAGGTTTTCATGACAGGCTGGTGCTTGCAGAGCCTGGTAAGTGGGGTAGGAGGGACACAAGTGAACTGAGAGCATTGTGGGAGTTACACGAGAGCATTACAGAATGCGATGGGGGAACATTCCAGAAGGATCTGGAATCCGAGCACAAACCCGGTAATCTGAGGTGCTGGAGAGCAACAGGTTTCCTGTTGTTTCAGAGAGACCTTCCAGGGCATGGAGCTCAGTGTTTGGGACTgttaggggcagctggtagcgcagtggttagagcacctACCCCTAgacccaaaagttacaggttcacatcccacctccttgagcaaggtacttaccctaaaattagtccagtaaaaatgacccagctgtataaatgagtaaatgagtgtgagTAGCTTATCAGTGTAAATTACTTCAGAGataagcatccgctaaatgtaatgtagactGAGGGGCAGACATGCAGAAGGGATGAGCCTAAGAGGAGCTTCTGAAGCCCTGTCCAGGACATCCACATCAGAACCGCAGGCTGGAAGGAAACATGCCTCCTGTGGCTAGGAGGTGTGAAATTCTTTATGTACTGACTGACAGAGTAACTCATTCCTCACTTTCAGACATCACAGTAAAATTTTGTACCACTGTGACCAGACAGATATTTATTGACTCATCGCATTTTAGTTTCTTAAATGTGTCTCACCTCAAACACGGTCTTGGCAGCGTAGCCCTGGACGTCGTCACGGTTGATTACAATCTGGATGACTCTGTACCACACCTCCTCACTCACGTAGTCCCCGGCGATGCGGATCAGGTTGAGGATGGTGTCCACGTACCACGAGTAGTCCACTGCGTACTTCTCAGCCAGGATGGCCACCTTCAGCACCTGCACATGTTTGACAGTGAGCACCTGGCAACGGCCAGCAGAGCCTCCGCGCTCCATACCAGGAAGCAGCGCTACTCACAATCTCCTCCCGGATGGAGTAGTCGGCCGTCTCCAGATAGTTGAGCATCTCAGCGACGATCTGCTGCGCGTTACTGCGGTCACACATGGCATACAGTAGGTCTACAGCCCGCTGCCTCACGCTGACGTCCCTCTCCGTCTGAATATGCACAGAACACACGCTGAGTGAGCAGGGCGCGTCGCTCTACGGATTTTTGAGACGGCAAGTGATCTTCAGGTCAACCGGAGTCACCTTGAGGGCACTGATGACCGTCTCCATGTGCGTCTTGACCGCCTCGTGGGAGAACTCGGAGCTCGCCAGCATGCACATGCTCTCCAGGGCCAAGTAACGCAGGTTGGTCTCGCGATGCTGTAGGAACTGGCCCAGCTGGTTACAGGCACGCACCAGCAACGTGGGCTCACTAGggggcagcacacacacacataaaacactCACTACTGCTATAAGCAATAGGATGAGACACCCCACAGCTTCTTCACACACTTCCCACCTTCCTCCACACACTCACATCTCCTGATGTTAAAGCTTTGATGGCACAGTTCTTCATAAAGAGCACACCAGGACCTTCAGCAGCAGGTCACGCCCACAACCTGCGGGTCAAGCCTGTACATGCGGCACCCACCTGTCATGGTGGATGATGAGACTAATGGCCTCGAAGAGCACGGCATTCTTGGCGTTGGAGTGCTGCACCTTTTTGGACTTGGGCGGCTCCTGGGCTTTGTTCAGGATGGCCTCCAGGCACTCGGTGAGCCGACTGCGGATTGCCGCATCCTCTGTAGGGGACACCGTGGGCTCATTGGACTTAATGCCACAGGGGTCACTCTGCACCATCAGCCAGAGCAGCAGCCTCACCTGGGGGCGGGTAACACTGCAACAGCCGCAGCAATTTAACTGACAGCCAGGGGGCAGGGACAAAGTAGTAGGTGTAGTCCTGCAGGTCTATGGAGACGGAAGTCACAATCTGAGGGGTAACAAGGCACAAAGGAGCACAATAAGGATACACACAGCTAGTGTCATATTCTAGTCCACACTGATAGAaaagggggctgggggggggggttcctgggcaccaccaacCCTGCTGAGTCGGGCCACGGCTAGCGACACTGAGGTCTTGAAATCGTCCGGATTCTTCTGGGCCAGGGTGGTGATGAGGCTGGTGGCGGCGGTCACCACACCCTGTGAGGAGCAGAATGCCCCGGTCAGCGAGGACCACCAGCATAACTAACACTCTGGTGCTCGAGCCACATTTTCTCATTGAGCACAATCTGTCCCAAACACAACTGTCCCTGTGAGCAGCTCTGGCTCCTCCTCCCACCAGGCAGTGGATCTCCTCTTCATCACACAGCAAGCAAACCTTGCAGTACCCCACCCGGAATACAAATTCCACAGTAACATACACAGTACGGCTGGAGTCTGGAGGGGACAAGAGCTACGGAGCATCACGTGGGAACTCAGCAAGGACTTAAGGaactttaaaacttttactGTGCTAATAAATTGCTAAAATTGCAAAAGTTCACCACGGTATTGTCAATTTGAACACCGCCTAACCACCCCCTCAGTGAGGCGTACCAAGTGCTGGTCGTTGAGCAGGTGCACCACACGGGACGTCCACTCGCCCATGGGTACCAGGTCCGGCGAGGTTCTGTTGAGCCGCAGCAGACAGAGGGCGGCACTCTGCTTTACGCTGTCCATGGTGTCCCTGCAACACACCACCAACTCTCAGGATAAACCAGCAGTCACATGGCGAGGGCTCGACCACACCCCTTCCTCTCAGGTCACCTCTGCCCCAAAGCGCACACTTGTTTACAGACAAGAACAAGTTTCAGAGCCGCAGGGCATCGCaaaataaacatctgaaaacaggACTCGCAGCCCGTCCTCACTCGGGGCAGAGCAGTAGCTCACCCGGCCACCAGAATGCGGGGGACGTCGGCAGCGAAGGCCTCGGCCATCTCCCTGCTGCCCACGTTGGCTATGCAGTGCAGCGCCAGGTTCATGAAGGTGGGGTTCCTGCTAGCCAGGTCATTCTTGATGGCGTTGTTGATGAGACGGATGAGCTCGCTGTTGGAGTTCACCAGCACCGAGATGAACAGGTAGCCCTGGGATCGGGGGGTGGGTGTGATTAACAGACCGGGACCCGGCCCTCACTGTTCCTGTGAACGCATCCCCCGACCCCCGCCACTCACAATCTGCTTCTCCGTGTACTTGTTGGAGCTGAGCAGGTTCACCGCCTCCATGTGGCCAAAGTCGATGTCGTGGCCCAGAAGGAAGATGAAGAGCAGCTTGCACACATACTTCTTCTTGCTGTAGCCATCCAGGGCCTTATCTCCTGCAGCACAGGAGAAGGCAGGAACATGTGTGTCAGGGGGGAGGGGCCAGTACAACACAGGCAGCTGACATGGAAGGTGGGAGGAAGGAGCCAATAGAAATGAACTGAATGGGGTTTAAAGTGctgaaaaagaacacacacagaaacatagTTTGTGCTAATCatagtataataaaaatattaaatacaaaaaaagctgCCCACAGGGTTTCAGGAGGATGTCTAATCaatcagcaacagaaaaaacaggGTGGGGCCTGTTCATCTTCCCACTATCCCTCAGCTAGACCACAAATATCAAACAGATCCAGAttaaaaacaagctaaaaatatCGGTGGGAACACCCCACCCCCGCAGTCATGACACTGCCACCCGTCCTGCCACTCAGGGACTGGGAACTCCGCTTGGCACTTGGACACACGCAGCCAGATGATCTGTCTAACACCACTGTTTGGACAGCAGGAAACTCAACTGCACACAGCAGGGGTCAGAACCCAACACCCTCTGAGATTCTCTGCCTCCTCCAATGTTACAGGGACAGGCATATTAGAGCACGATTTCACGGGGGTTTGATCCCAAGGTCAAACAGGTGAGGGGAAGGAAAGTCCGGGAAAGAGAGACGGTCTCTCCAGCTAGTGGTCCAGCAGAGGAGCAGAGCTCAATGGTATTTTACTGATGGACTGCAGAGCGTCGGCACAGGTGAGTTTGGACCCGATCACTGTGACGCATGCAAACGAGTGAGAAAACAGGACAACTCAACTAGTGACACAGACTCCTAGGAGGGAATGAGAACATCCTAAGTCCTCTGTAGTCGTCTCTCCTCATCCCTCAATCACCTGATTCTTCCTCTGTCTTTGTAGTTGAGAAACA
Above is a genomic segment from Scleropages formosus chromosome 5, fSclFor1.1, whole genome shotgun sequence containing:
- the LOC108942362 gene encoding AP-2 complex subunit alpha-2 isoform X1 produces the protein MPAVSKGDGMRGLAVFISDIRNCKSKEAEIKRINKELANIRSKFKGDKALDGYSKKKYVCKLLFIFLLGHDIDFGHMEAVNLLSSNKYTEKQIGYLFISVLVNSNSELIRLINNAIKNDLASRNPTFMNLALHCIANVGSREMAEAFAADVPRILVAGDTMDSVKQSAALCLLRLNRTSPDLVPMGEWTSRVVHLLNDQHLGVVTAATSLITTLAQKNPDDFKTSVSLAVARLSRIVTSVSIDLQDYTYYFVPAPWLSVKLLRLLQCYPPPEDAAIRSRLTECLEAILNKAQEPPKSKKVQHSNAKNAVLFEAISLIIHHDSEPTLLVRACNQLGQFLQHRETNLRYLALESMCMLASSEFSHEAVKTHMETVISALKTERDVSVRQRAVDLLYAMCDRSNAQQIVAEMLNYLETADYSIREEIVLKVAILAEKYAVDYSWYVDTILNLIRIAGDYVSEEVWYRVIQIVINRDDVQGYAAKTVFEALQAPACHENLLKVGGYILGEFGNLIAGDPRSSPLVQFNLLHSKFHLCSVPTRALLLSTYIKFINLFPEIKGTIQEVLRSDSQIRNSDVELQQRAVEYLRLSCVASTDILATVLEEMPPFPERESSILAKLKKKKGPGALPDVEEVRKEKNTSVNGGVEPLGASVITKATPPSSTDLLSLSSPTSLTPASTSSTAASLLVDVFSENHVPAAPGAPLGPVADDNFSRFVCKNNGVLFENQLLQIGLKSEFRQNLGRMYVFYGNKTSTQFLNFSPSVICQDALKTQLNVHSKPADPTVEGGAQLQQVLNIECVSEFVEAPILNIQFRYGGMLQNIAVKLPITLNKFFQPTEMTSQDFFQRWKQLSAPQQEVQKIFKAKHSMDPEVTKAKIIGFGVALLDRVDPNPSNFVGAGVIHTKMTQVGCLLRLEPNTQAQMYRLTLRTSRDTVSQRLCELLSDQF
- the LOC108942362 gene encoding AP-2 complex subunit alpha-2 isoform X2, with the translated sequence MPAVSKGDGMRGLAVFISDIRNCKSKEAEIKRINKELANIRSKFKGDKALDGYSKKKYVCKLLFIFLLGHDIDFGHMEAVNLLSSNKYTEKQIGYLFISVLVNSNSELIRLINNAIKNDLASRNPTFMNLALHCIANVGSREMAEAFAADVPRILVAGDTMDSVKQSAALCLLRLNRTSPDLVPMGEWTSRVVHLLNDQHLGVVTAATSLITTLAQKNPDDFKTSVSLAVARLSRIVTSVSIDLQDYTYYFVPAPWLSVKLLRLLQCYPPPEDAAIRSRLTECLEAILNKAQEPPKSKKVQHSNAKNAVLFEAISLIIHHDSEPTLLVRACNQLGQFLQHRETNLRYLALESMCMLASSEFSHEAVKTHMETVISALKTERDVSVRQRAVDLLYAMCDRSNAQQIVAEMLNYLETADYSIREEIVLKVAILAEKYAVDYSWYVDTILNLIRIAGDYVSEEVWYRVIQIVINRDDVQGYAAKTVFEALQAPACHENLLKVGGYILGEFGNLIAGDPRSSPLVQFNLLHSKFHLCSVPTRALLLSTYIKFINLFPEIKGTIQEVLRSDSQIRNSDVELQQRAVEYLRLSCVASTDILATVLEEMPPFPERESSILAKLKKKKGPGALPDVEEVRKEKNTSVNGGVEPLGASVITKSSAPSFIRDLLAPALPPTNRPRPVSSSVLLPAPLTPLPPQASVVTTVPPAGSTLQATPPSSTDLLSLSSPTSLTPASTSSTAASLLVDVFSENHVPAAPGAPLGPVADDNFSRFVCKNNGVLFENQLLQIGLKSEFRQNLGRMYVFYGNKTSTQFLNFSPSVICQDALKTQLNVHSKPADPTVEGGAQLQQVLNIECVSEFVEAPILNIQFRYGGMLQNIAVKLPITLNKFFQPTEMTSQDFFQRWKQLSAPQQEVQKIFKAKHSMDPEVTKAKIIGFGVALLDRVDPNPSNFVGAGVIHTKMTQVGCLLRLEPNTQAQMYRLTLRTSRDTVSQRLCELLSDQF